The genomic segment CCCATTCTACCTGATTACGAACCCACAAGACTTTGCCGTTTTCAGCTAAACATTCTTTTACTGCTTGCCAGACTTTTTCTTCTGTGGTGGGATAATCAATAGTGTATCGTTCCAATTCTTCTAATCTTGAATCACCAGGAATTAATGCTAAATCAGGACGAATTTTTTCAATAGCTTGAAGGTATTGTTCGGGTAAAGATGCTGTCATTAATAAGACAGGTAAATTAGGAAAATTTTTTAGGAAAACTAAAAGATGTCCCAATAAAACTTCATCGAAAGCATGAATTTCATCAAAAACAATTACTGACTGCATAATCGCTGGAATGCTATAAATTCCCCGTCTTGAATTAGCCATCAGCCCTAAAATTGTATCTGCTGTTGTCACCACTAACGGGGTACTCCAAAGAGCTAAAGATTCAATTTTGTCTCTTTGTGCTTTCAAAACTGCTTCTGCTACTCTAGGTGGATCATTTTCATCATTATCCTTTATAACTTCTTCTTGATCAGATGTCTCTGCCATTGTTTCTAAATCGACAAATGAGCGAGAATGAGTTAACCCTATTTGTTCTTCAGAAATACCAGATTCTAAGGCATAATCCTTAAAATGCTCTGTTGTTGTTCCCGTTGTCGGTAAACAAAAGAAAACTCTAAAATTAGTTCGCCCTTGTTGTTGAAACCGCTTGCACCATAAAAGCATCCAAATATAGGCTGCTATACTTTTACCTGAACCGCAACCTGCTATAGCTAGGGTTAATTTTGTTTTTGCTCTACCGACTTGTTTTTGAAATTTACGAAGCTTAAAATTAGGGGGAAGTTTTCTGAGATTTTGTTGTTCAAATTTAGTATTAAATTGATTGTGTTTTCTCCATTCTTTCCATGCCCATTGGTGAATTAATTTTCGCAAATCTTCAGGTTTAAGTCCTTCTGACAACGTTTTTCTGACAAATTCTTGTAAAGAATATTTATTCGCTGACTGATATTTTTTAGCGATGGCACTAGCTGCCATATCAGCAGCAATTCCAAAAGCTTTAATCAAAGCTATAAAACGACGATCTTCTTCACTTGAAAACTTTTTCTCTAGTTCTTTAAACTGAGATTTAATTTTGTTCAACGATTCTCTAGCAGGAAGATCGCAGATGTCATTTTTATTAACGCCGATGATCAAAGGCTTAGAGAATATAGGGGGGGATTGTTTGATCTCTAAATCGCTACCCATTTCTTGAAGGATTGTTTGAAAATCTGGATGTTCAACCTTAATAATTAGCTCTTCTACATTTTTTTCCATTGTTCCTTTATCAAACTTACGATGATGTCCCATCGCCCCCCAAATAGCAATAGTAGGGTTGATTGGTAAAGTTTTTATCCATTCAGATAGCTCGGGTACTAGCAAAAATAGAAAACCTGAAATCGTCTCATGTCTTAATAATTGTGTTATTTCAGGTTTGCCCGATACCATCTCTTGAAAATGTTGACTCGCTTTTCCAGTATCCTGCATCCATCCATTAGTAACTAAAGTAATATAAAATTCTTCTAATTTACTAATAGAAATTTGTGCGTTACTAATGGCAATTTTTCCACCCAGATTAGCTAAAGCTTTACAAGCCGTAGAAACGTCACGACTGTGTACAATAAGTAAGGCATAATCAGGCGGTTCTGAAGATTTTTTTCGATCATAAGATTTAGCCAGTAAACGTTTCATAATCCCTCCTGGCAAGGTACAAAAACACCACATCCCATACGTCGCTTACCTCCAAGACCAACTTCTTGCAGTAACAACGAATCTTCATCACTTAAATTACTCATTTCTAAACCAAATCCAACCACTGTAAATCGCTTAATTTTGATAGTTTTACGATCGGGTTTACTATTTGCAGTAGAAATAGCAACTATTCCATTAATTCTTAATTTTTCTAACTGACGTTGTACGGCTTCGAGAAATATCTTAGGTTCTTGATATCCCTTAATCACCACTAAACGCGATCGCAATTTTGAGGCAGGTTGAAGTAAATAAATTTGAGGAATCCCCAAGCGGATTGTATGCTTCCCTATGGTTAGTGTTTTCCCCGCTAATCCATAGACTAGAGGAACTTGATCATGGGGTAAGCGTATCCGAAACCGCGATCGCTCAGTTAAATAAATTTTTCCCTGTTTATCGGGTATACCTGCAATAGTTTGAATGCTCAACCCTTCTAAATCGTGAATGATTGGATTCCAATGAGTTAATGCAGCGTACAGTCCATATCCATGATCGGCAGGTAAGATGTTACCCAACACTTGAAAGTTTAAATCGACATAAATAGTGGCAGATAGCAAGTTTTCTTCCCTTTTTAGCGTCAGCATAAATACCTCCAATGCTTGACTAATTAATGCTTTCACATTTCTCAAAAAATTTTTTCTTGCGGGGAAATATTTGAATGGGGTGAGTTTTACTCACCCTAAAAGTTTAATTTGTCATTTTTCGCTCCTTAGAATACTCTTTTTGCAAAGAATCTTCGACCGAGCAGCAGTCCTCAGACAAAGGATCTACTAAATGCCTAAGTCGATCATTCTCGGTTCTGAGAGCGTCATTCTCCTCTTGTATTCTTCGATACTCTGAGTAGTCGATCTGATGAACAGAAGTAGGAGACGCTTTTACTGCGTCATTGCAGGGTTGATGCTTATTGTCCATAATAAATATAATTCGATTAAAAATTTCTGCCCGAGTTTTTGAGGCTTGGGTAGCTTTTTTATATAATAGCACTTTTTTTTCAGTTTGAATGAGTACATAAAAAATTTTTTTACTTAAAAGACCTAGAATGGCTAAACGCCTTGCGGCATCAGAGGTTGATTGCCATTTAGGTAATGAGCTTTTCAGATTGAATGAGTAGTGATCAACACAGCCAAGCTGTTGCTCAACACACCAAAGCTGTATCAAAGGCTTTAAGACTTTTATGTTACACCAAATGCCATGTTTATTTTTCTCCATTAACTTAAACTCCTAATAAATCGTAATGTTTACACATCCCCTCAATTTCCCCTTTCACCAAAGCCACCAACTCGGCAGGTTCTTTCACCACAGCCCCCTTGCCATAGCCCAATACCCAACGCTTAAGATCATTCAACCCCGTTGCCACCAAATGCAAAGTTAATGACCCATCGGTGTGTTCCTCGATCGCTTGAGTGATGTGCCAGCGTCGCTCTCGGATGAACGGGGCAGCCGCCGCATCAAACCAAATGGTCACTTCGACGGGATGACCCCCAGGGCAATCGCATTTAATTTCCCGAACGACGGCTGCGCCTTGGTATAGGCTGCTTGAATTTGTTTAGAAACTTGGTCAAAAAGCGATCGCCGCCTCGCCAAGCGAGCGCGCAGCGCCACTTCGTGTTCGCGGATTAAATTTCTTGAAACTTAATTTTATGTTTAAATAGAAAAGTTAAGCAAACTTTATTTGCCTGATCTTAAGTCAAAAGTTTTTAAGAAACTTAAAAACTATCAGATAGCTAAAATTTTGCTAAGATAATTGTTATCCCATCCCGCTTTATTTTGTTTACCTTTAACTGATTTTTTAAGAGTAGTTTCTTGGTTAATTAAACTTAAAGCCAAATGCCTAATAATTGCCAAATTTTCCGGAGAATGCCCTTTTCTTATTCTTGAAGCATCTTCGCCCAATTGTACGTCAAGAACCCAATTCATTTGATTTTCTATCGTCCAATGAGTCCGAATAATTTTAGCAAACGACTTAGCATCTAAGAGCAAACTACTAATAAAATATCTTCTATTATATTTCATTTTCCCCTTGGAGTCAAACTGAACATACTCAACTTTAATAATCGATTTCAAATTTTTCCATTTTGACGATAAATCCGTCACCGGCTGAATATTGTTAAGTACCGTAACGTCTCGTCTCTCATCCCTTCCATGATCCCAATTATCTTCACAATCGACTTGAGCGTTAGGGGGCAAATTTTTAGAATTTAAAGTTGGCTTAAAAAGTTCTTCTAAGATTTTATATAAACTTGATTGATTCTTTTTAACCGTAATTAAATAGTCAGCTTCTTGCTTAACAATTTCGTCAACAATTTTTCTTTGACACCCCATAGCATCGATAGTGACAATACATCCTTTTAATTTTAGCAGTTTTAACAAAGTGGGAATAGCCGTTATTTCATTGGATTTTTTATCAACTTTGATTTGCCCTAAAACTAATCTATTTTTACTCGCCCATGCACTCACCATGTGGATCGCTTTTTGGTCATTAGTCATATCGGAAGAACCTTTTAAAGTTTTCCCATCAATGGGAACGATTTCCCCTTCAGTTATTTCATAAACTGATTGCACCCATTTCAAAAAGCCTTTTCGTAATTCTTCGGGGTCGAGAATTTGAAAAACCCTCGAAAATGTATCATGCGAAGGGATACCATTTGGTAATTCTAACATTTTTTTGAACCATTTCGATTTAGCTTGTCCGTAGGCTTCAATTTCAGTCCACTGTTGGACTCCTGAGATAATCGCACAGATGGTAATGGTAATAATATCAATGAGTTTATGACGTTTTCTTCTCTCAAGACGCGGATCTTTAATATCACTAAAATAATCACAAATTGTTCTTTTGAATCGAAGTTTCATGAATAATTAAAAGTTAAACAGGATAATAATTATCCCTAACTTTGTAACAATTTAAACGAAAAAAATTCTTAAGTTAGGTCTTGAGTATTTGTACTTAAATTAATTGGGCTTTCTTCATCTTTTTAATCAATTTACATTAGAGCTTAATTTGTCAAGATAACTTAATAAAATTAAATGCGATTGCCCTGGGATGACCCCCTACTTCATGCTGAAAGATTTTTTCTAAGTAACTTTTAGCCTCAAAATTAGGGTCACGCTCAAAGGTTTCATCGAGTAACCGCAGTTCTTTAATACGGTCAATGCGAAACCAGCGCATTTCCTGTCGCTTGTGACAAAATCCGATAATGTATGGGTTAGTAGCACGATAGACATGAAGTAAATAGGGATCGACTTCTCGAACTGACTCCTCAAGACGGGTGGCGGCGTAATAGCGAATCCAAATCCTTCGACAAGTACGACAAGCTTCTAACAACTGTTGCCATATATAAGGATCGAGATTAACCATCTCCGCTCCAGCCCGAAAAATAATCCGTTCATCGGCTAAGTGTTGTAAGTCAATCCAAGTTTGTTCGGGCAGTCTTTCCGATAAACGCTCAATAGAAGAACGTAGTTCATTTTGATAAGCTGACCCCGCATAAGCCGACAACATTCTTGCTCCCAAGGTTAAAGCAAACAGTTCTCCCCGACTTAGAGAAATACTCGGAAGTCGCCAAGCCGAATCCGTATATCGCCATCCCTTTTTCTTGCTGTACTCTAAAGGCGCATGATAGCGATCGCGCAGGAAGGCTAGGTCAGTGCGGACAGTCCGTTCACTTACCTCTAGCGCATCGGCAAGAGTCTGGCTAGTTTGGTATGAAGTTGTCCGCAGTAAATTATCGATTTGAAGTAATCGTTCCAGATGGCGTGACATGATTGTTTGTTCAACAGTTATGACCAATCATAGGCTTTCAAGTCGGCAAAAATGCTTCCGCCTTCCTTTA from the Gloeothece citriformis PCC 7424 genome contains:
- the cas3 gene encoding CRISPR-associated helicase Cas3', with the translated sequence MKRLLAKSYDRKKSSEPPDYALLIVHSRDVSTACKALANLGGKIAISNAQISISKLEEFYITLVTNGWMQDTGKASQHFQEMVSGKPEITQLLRHETISGFLFLLVPELSEWIKTLPINPTIAIWGAMGHHRKFDKGTMEKNVEELIIKVEHPDFQTILQEMGSDLEIKQSPPIFSKPLIIGVNKNDICDLPARESLNKIKSQFKELEKKFSSEEDRRFIALIKAFGIAADMAASAIAKKYQSANKYSLQEFVRKTLSEGLKPEDLRKLIHQWAWKEWRKHNQFNTKFEQQNLRKLPPNFKLRKFQKQVGRAKTKLTLAIAGCGSGKSIAAYIWMLLWCKRFQQQGRTNFRVFFCLPTTGTTTEHFKDYALESGISEEQIGLTHSRSFVDLETMAETSDQEEVIKDNDENDPPRVAEAVLKAQRDKIESLALWSTPLVVTTADTILGLMANSRRGIYSIPAIMQSVIVFDEIHAFDEVLLGHLLVFLKNFPNLPVLLMTASLPEQYLQAIEKIRPDLALIPGDSRLEELERYTIDYPTTEEKVWQAVKECLAENGKVLWVRNQVEWANIIYHQAITHAENEPVFANTSINVYHSRLRYKDRSYRHRQVIDDFSKKGQSAFLIATQVAEMSLDLSADLLITDIAPIPSLIQRMGRLNRRATPEKPGNPKSALICALSNEKDVKPYESKDLKMAQQWLDALKLLNKPLSQKDLVKQFKLPNNEPEYNYAKAEERACFFSGLWQTRPGFTRGEGYTIPVILKKDLDVWKKDNPKKEKPDQEWLRRYEVSIPIRQEVLKWEKVSGIRIAPQEFIEYDYNENTKKGTGAKWL
- a CDS encoding ISAs1-like element ISCysp8 family transposase; this encodes MKLRFKRTICDYFSDIKDPRLERRKRHKLIDIITITICAIISGVQQWTEIEAYGQAKSKWFKKMLELPNGIPSHDTFSRVFQILDPEELRKGFLKWVQSVYEITEGEIVPIDGKTLKGSSDMTNDQKAIHMVSAWASKNRLVLGQIKVDKKSNEITAIPTLLKLLKLKGCIVTIDAMGCQRKIVDEIVKQEADYLITVKKNQSSLYKILEELFKPTLNSKNLPPNAQVDCEDNWDHGRDERRDVTVLNNIQPVTDLSSKWKNLKSIIKVEYVQFDSKGKMKYNRRYFISSLLLDAKSFAKIIRTHWTIENQMNWVLDVQLGEDASRIRKGHSPENLAIIRHLALSLINQETTLKKSVKGKQNKAGWDNNYLSKILAI
- the cas6 gene encoding type I-MYXAN CRISPR-associated protein Cas6/Cmx6, with the protein product MLTLKREENLLSATIYVDLNFQVLGNILPADHGYGLYAALTHWNPIIHDLEGLSIQTIAGIPDKQGKIYLTERSRFRIRLPHDQVPLVYGLAGKTLTIGKHTIRLGIPQIYLLQPASKLRSRLVVIKGYQEPKIFLEAVQRQLEKLRINGIVAISTANSKPDRKTIKIKRFTVVGFGLEMSNLSDEDSLLLQEVGLGGKRRMGCGVFVPCQEGL